A single region of the Streptomyces sp. ITFR-16 genome encodes:
- a CDS encoding Hsp20/alpha crystallin family protein yields MLMRTDPFRELDRLAQQLTGVTGTWSRPSAMPMDAYREGEEYVIALDLPGVAKDAIDIDVERNMLTVKAERRPAAKADDAQMELSERPLGVFSRQLVLADTLDTERITADYEAGVLTLRIPIAERAKPRKIAIGGESAHRQIRG; encoded by the coding sequence ATGTTGATGCGCACCGACCCGTTCCGCGAACTCGACCGGCTCGCCCAGCAGCTGACAGGTGTGACCGGCACCTGGTCCAGGCCCTCGGCCATGCCGATGGACGCCTACAGGGAGGGCGAGGAGTATGTGATCGCCCTCGACCTGCCCGGCGTGGCGAAGGACGCGATCGATATCGACGTCGAGCGGAACATGCTCACCGTCAAGGCCGAGCGCCGCCCGGCAGCGAAGGCCGACGACGCCCAGATGGAGCTCTCCGAGCGGCCCCTCGGTGTCTTCTCCCGCCAGCTGGTCCTGGCCGACACCCTCGACACCGAGCGCATCACGGCCGACTACGAGGCGGGCGTGCTGACGCTGCGCATCCCGATCGCCGAGCGCGCCAAGCCGCGCAAGATCGCCATCGGCGGGGAGTCCGCGCACCGGCAGATCCGCGGCTGA
- a CDS encoding DUF2267 domain-containing protein: MHSLREPAAARPGMTFHQMLERIRYEGAYPTRERAEDVTRTVLEALGRQLTGDERVDLAARLPVEAARILTGQIPDPRPLTGWGFVKDLAGRTGGTPATARWDTGAVLAAVGLLAGPGLLDRILAQLPPGYALLFGRAELVQAA; the protein is encoded by the coding sequence ATGCACTCGCTGCGTGAACCTGCCGCGGCCCGGCCCGGCATGACGTTTCACCAGATGCTCGAAAGAATCCGGTACGAAGGCGCGTACCCCACCCGGGAGCGGGCGGAGGACGTCACCCGTACCGTGCTGGAGGCCCTGGGCCGTCAGCTGACGGGCGACGAACGCGTCGACCTCGCCGCCCGCCTGCCCGTCGAGGCCGCGCGGATCCTCACCGGGCAGATCCCGGACCCCCGGCCGCTCACCGGCTGGGGTTTCGTCAAGGACCTGGCGGGCCGTACGGGCGGCACACCCGCCACCGCCCGCTGGGACACCGGGGCCGTGCTCGCCGCCGTCGGACTCCTGGCGGGACCCGGACTGCTGGACCGCATCCTCGCCCAGCTCCCGCCCGGTTACGCCCTGCTGTTCGGCCGCGCGGAACTCGTCCAGGCCGCGTGA
- a CDS encoding helix-turn-helix transcriptional regulator, which yields MTVETVEDPASDPSASPLKHFGNEVRLERELLGMSRAKLGKAANCGDSLVAKIENGDRVPQLEFAEACDREFPHANGRFVRLLPLVIRYAYPPWFRPYVALEQKATAVRMFHPTLLPGLVQTRAYAEAVLRTGRPTNLEDLVTVRLERQRILTREDSPARLWLVLNEAVLRNPVGDAALMREQLGRLRELSEVPRHRVQIVPAGKTNNLVVSPFGILSFNEGGDVVHVDGFPRGYVLAEPNDVGEAQDAYDLLKAMAAPPDETAELINKVIKDCYS from the coding sequence GTCACCCCTCAAGCACTTCGGGAATGAGGTACGGCTGGAGCGTGAGCTACTTGGCATGTCGCGAGCCAAGTTGGGCAAGGCTGCCAACTGCGGTGACTCGTTGGTCGCCAAGATCGAGAACGGGGACCGCGTACCCCAATTGGAGTTCGCGGAAGCCTGCGACAGGGAGTTTCCGCACGCCAACGGGAGGTTTGTTCGTCTGCTGCCGCTCGTCATCCGGTACGCCTACCCGCCGTGGTTCCGGCCGTACGTGGCCCTTGAGCAAAAGGCCACCGCGGTACGGATGTTCCATCCCACCCTTCTACCGGGGCTGGTGCAGACACGCGCCTACGCCGAGGCGGTCTTGCGCACCGGTCGTCCGACGAACCTCGAAGACCTGGTGACGGTCCGGCTCGAACGGCAACGAATACTGACCCGCGAGGACAGCCCCGCGCGCTTGTGGTTGGTGCTGAACGAAGCGGTGCTGCGGAATCCCGTAGGAGACGCGGCCCTCATGCGTGAACAGCTTGGGCGGCTGCGCGAGCTGTCAGAGGTCCCCCGCCACCGAGTGCAGATCGTCCCCGCAGGCAAGACCAACAATCTTGTCGTCAGCCCGTTCGGCATCCTGTCGTTCAATGAAGGCGGTGACGTGGTGCACGTGGACGGCTTCCCTCGCGGGTACGTGCTCGCCGAACCAAACGACGTAGGCGAGGCCCAAGATGCCTATGATCTGCTCAAGGCCATGGCGGCACCGCCGGACGAGACGGCCGAGCTGATCAACAAAGTCATTAAGGACTGTTATTCATGA
- a CDS encoding MFS transporter, with protein MGALRQLLLQHRDYRLVLSAGLISLTGDWILRTGLAYQVFALTGSTLASGGMLLASFLPQVLLGSLAGALVDRWDRLRTMIAANVLLAAGLLPLLLVDGPGRIWIVYTVMFWEGTVQIFFEPAEKALVPLLVDPRQLITANALNAQNADVARLIGGAVGGATAAWGGIGAVTLVNVATFALSAFLLTRVAARHDKQARPSAAVPRRTVTGPVRRLRALGSAALGPTWHHRPLRVVLGFIVITGIGQGIMSTLFAPFVVDVLHGSGAAYGTVVSAQAVGGIAGGLATAVIGGRFRAVRLWICGALLTGAIDLVIFCYPLVLDGAGVGPAIVCVVLVGLPASLMFTGLMTAIQDATDDAVRGRVFGVLGAAEAASMLAGIAIGATCAGTLGIIPLLTAQGFGLIAGGCLALAGTRWAAGPPAASPDHPGPAPDPADAAPAQRAVPDSPEPADRPA; from the coding sequence ATGGGTGCCTTACGGCAACTCCTGCTCCAGCACCGTGACTACCGCCTCGTCCTGTCCGCCGGACTGATCTCCCTCACCGGGGACTGGATCCTGCGCACGGGGCTCGCGTACCAGGTCTTCGCGCTGACCGGTTCCACGCTCGCCTCCGGCGGCATGCTGCTGGCGTCGTTCCTGCCGCAGGTGCTGCTCGGCTCACTGGCCGGCGCGCTGGTCGACCGGTGGGACCGGCTCCGCACGATGATCGCCGCGAACGTGCTGCTGGCGGCCGGACTGCTGCCCCTGCTGCTGGTGGACGGGCCGGGCCGCATCTGGATCGTGTACACGGTGATGTTCTGGGAAGGCACCGTCCAGATCTTCTTCGAACCCGCCGAGAAGGCCCTGGTCCCCCTGCTGGTGGACCCCCGTCAGCTGATCACGGCCAACGCCCTCAACGCCCAGAACGCGGACGTGGCGCGGCTGATCGGCGGCGCGGTCGGCGGAGCCACCGCCGCGTGGGGCGGCATCGGCGCGGTCACGCTGGTCAATGTGGCGACCTTCGCCCTGTCGGCGTTCCTCCTGACCCGGGTGGCCGCCCGCCACGACAAGCAGGCACGCCCGTCCGCCGCGGTTCCCCGGCGCACCGTCACGGGCCCCGTCCGCCGGCTGCGGGCCCTGGGCTCCGCCGCCCTCGGCCCCACCTGGCACCACCGGCCGCTGCGCGTCGTCCTCGGGTTCATCGTGATCACCGGCATCGGACAGGGCATCATGAGCACGCTGTTCGCGCCGTTCGTGGTCGATGTGCTGCACGGCAGCGGCGCCGCCTACGGAACGGTCGTGTCCGCGCAGGCGGTCGGCGGCATCGCGGGCGGCCTGGCGACGGCCGTGATCGGCGGACGCTTCCGCGCCGTCCGCCTCTGGATCTGCGGCGCGCTGCTGACGGGCGCGATCGATCTGGTCATCTTCTGCTACCCGCTGGTCCTCGACGGTGCCGGAGTCGGGCCCGCGATCGTCTGCGTGGTCCTGGTCGGCCTGCCCGCCTCGCTGATGTTCACCGGACTGATGACCGCCATCCAGGACGCGACGGACGACGCGGTGCGCGGGCGCGTCTTCGGCGTGCTGGGTGCGGCCGAGGCCGCCTCGATGCTCGCGGGCATCGCGATCGGCGCCACCTGCGCCGGGACGCTGGGCATCATCCCGCTCCTGACCGCACAGGGGTTCGGGCTGATCGCGGGCGGCTGCCTCGCCCTGGCCGGCACCCGCTGGGCGGCCGGACCGCCCGCCGCCTCGCCGGACCATCCCGGCCCCGCGCCGGACCCGGCCGACGCGGCCCCGGCCCAGCGAGCCGTGCCGGACTCCCCGGAACCGGCGGACCGGCCGGCCTGA
- a CDS encoding type III effector protein — protein sequence MNASPTPRDPTSFFAAAAALNAIDEAVRTARTPQSGPLPEDGQEAGADQALAALLLLRELRDQLAAWEPGLIEAARAAGSSWADLAHPLGVASRQAAERRYLRVRPGSPGTTGEQRVQATRSRRAADRSVTAWARTNAAVLRQLAGQITALTDLPVQADTPVARLAEALADDDASGLVGRLADTRVHLEAGHPDLAARVDSVSDTTARLRAGGGDEGEAG from the coding sequence ATGAACGCTTCCCCCACTCCCCGCGACCCCACGTCGTTCTTCGCCGCGGCGGCGGCGCTGAACGCGATCGACGAAGCCGTCCGCACCGCCCGGACCCCGCAGAGCGGCCCCCTCCCCGAGGACGGGCAGGAGGCCGGCGCGGACCAGGCCCTGGCAGCGCTCCTGCTGCTGCGTGAGCTGCGCGACCAGCTCGCTGCCTGGGAGCCCGGACTGATCGAGGCGGCCCGGGCCGCCGGTTCCAGCTGGGCGGATCTGGCCCACCCCCTGGGCGTCGCCAGCCGCCAGGCCGCCGAGCGGCGCTATCTGCGCGTACGCCCGGGGTCGCCCGGCACCACCGGCGAGCAGCGCGTCCAGGCCACCCGCAGCCGCCGTGCCGCCGACCGCAGCGTCACGGCCTGGGCCCGGACCAATGCCGCGGTCCTGCGCCAGCTGGCCGGGCAGATCACCGCACTCACCGACCTCCCCGTCCAGGCCGACACCCCCGTGGCCCGGCTGGCCGAGGCGCTGGCCGACGACGACGCGTCCGGTCTCGTCGGACGGCTCGCGGACACCCGCGTCCATCTGGAGGCCGGCCACCCCGACCTCGCGGCCCGCGTCGACTCCGTCAGCGACACCACAGCCCGCCTGCGCGCGGGAGGCGGCGACGAGGGCGAGGCCGGCTGA
- a CDS encoding DUF397 domain-containing protein translates to MTDRPAGPDWTSPQRSQSNGGECVQHAPKWARATGDYLVRDSKDPEGPHLTLTADQWAGLVAFAREHG, encoded by the coding sequence ATGACCGACCGACCCGCAGGCCCCGACTGGACCTCTCCCCAACGCAGCCAGAGCAACGGCGGTGAATGCGTGCAGCACGCCCCTAAGTGGGCTCGCGCCACGGGTGACTATCTCGTCCGGGACAGCAAGGACCCCGAGGGCCCCCACCTCACCCTCACAGCCGATCAGTGGGCGGGGTTGGTCGCGTTCGCCCGCGAGCACGGCTGA
- a CDS encoding MerR family transcriptional regulator: MTAENPARNSAENSLDRLDDDDYPAYTMGRAAEILGTTPAFLRAIGEARLITPLRSEGGHRRYSRYQLKIAARARELVDQGTPVGAACRIVILEDQLEEARRLNEEHRAAGPRDTADA; the protein is encoded by the coding sequence ATGACCGCAGAGAACCCGGCAAGGAACTCGGCAGAGAATTCACTGGACCGTCTCGACGACGACGACTACCCCGCCTACACCATGGGCCGGGCCGCCGAGATACTCGGCACCACGCCGGCCTTCCTGCGGGCCATCGGCGAAGCCCGCCTCATCACCCCTCTGCGCTCGGAGGGCGGCCACCGCCGCTACTCGCGCTACCAGCTGAAGATCGCCGCCCGCGCCCGGGAACTCGTCGACCAGGGCACCCCGGTCGGCGCCGCCTGCCGCATCGTCATCCTGGAGGACCAGCTCGAGGAGGCGCGGCGCCTCAACGAGGAACACCGCGCCGCCGGGCCGCGCGACACTGCGGACGCCTGA